In Lycium ferocissimum isolate CSIRO_LF1 chromosome 11, AGI_CSIRO_Lferr_CH_V1, whole genome shotgun sequence, a single genomic region encodes these proteins:
- the LOC132035984 gene encoding serine/threonine-protein kinase STY13-like has translation MEGSGEVGFVRADRIDLKSLDEQLQRHLSRAWTMDKQKSNSKEEETGENNKDREIPVKHAWEIDPSKLIIKTVIARGTFGTVHRGIYDGLDVAVKLLDWGEEGQRSQAEVSSIRAAFAQEVSVWHKLNHPNVTKFIGAAMGTPDLNIQTETGFIGIPRNLCCVVVEYLPGGTLKSFLIKSHRRKLAFKVVVQLALDLARGLSYLHSEKIVHRDVKTENMLLDRNRTLKIADFGVARVEASNPNDMTGETGTLGYMAPEVLNGNPYNRKCDVYSFGICLWEIYCCDMPYPDLSFSEVTTAVVRQNLRPEIPRCCPSSLANVMKRCWDASPDKRPEMDEVVSLLETIDTSKGGGMIPVDQRQGCFCFRKHRGP, from the exons ATGGAAGGAAGTGGAGAAGTGGGTTTTGTGAGAGCAGATCGTATAGATCTGAAAAGCTTAGATGAACAGTTACAGAGGCATTTAAGCAGAGCATGGACTATGGACAAACAAAAGAGTAAcagcaaagaagaagaaacaggAGAAAATAACAAGGATAGAGAGATCCCTGTAAAACATGCTTGGGAAATTGATCCATCTAAGCTTATTATCAAGACTGTCATTGCTAGGGGTACTTTTGGTACTGTTCATCGTGGTATCTATGATGGCCTAGATGTAGCtg TAAAGCTTCTTGATTGGGGAGAAGAAGGCCAGAGGTCTCAAGCTGAGGTTTCTTCAATCAGAGCAGCTTTTGCACAAGAAGTTTCCGTATGGCACAAACTTAATCATCCTAACGTCACAAAA TTTATAGGAGCTGCAATGGGCACACCAGATCTTAACATACAGACTGAGACTGGTTTCATTGGCATTCCACGGAACCTTTGTTGTGTGGTGGTTGAATACCTTCCTGGGGGTACTCTCAAATCATTTCTCATCAAGAGCCATAGGAGGAAGTTGGCCTTCAAAGTTGTGGTCCAACTGGCGCTGGATCTAGCACGGGG GTTAAGTTATCTTCATTCTGAGAAGATCGTCCATAGGGATGTCAAAACAGAGAACATGCTTCTTGACAGGAATCGTACTCTAAAAATAGCAGATTTTGGTGTTGCTCGTGTTGAAGCTTCAAATCCTAATGATATGACCGGTGAGACTGGAACCCTAGGTTACATGGCACCTGAG GTTCTTAATGGCAACCCCTATAACCGGAAGTGTGATGTATATAGCTTTGGCATTTGCCTCTGGGAGATATATTGCTGTGACATGCCATATCCAGATCTGAGCTTCTCAGAAGTGACAACAGCAGTTGTCCGACAG AATTTGAGGCCCGAGATACCTCGTTGTTGCCCTAGTTCTTTGGCAAATGTAATGAAGCGGTGTTGGGATGCTAGCCCTGACAAACGGCCAGAAATGGATGAAGTGGTATCCTTgttggaaacaattgacacatCAAAGGGAGGTGGGATGATCCCTGTTGATCAACGGCAGGGCTGCTTCTGCTTCAGGAAACACCGAGGTCCTTGA